Proteins from a genomic interval of Gadus macrocephalus chromosome 2, ASM3116895v1:
- the mgp gene encoding matrix Gla protein → MEGLLLSVVLCTLLSLSLCYDSQESTESFEDVFMSPNQANSFFNPYQGNPYQNLPRNYYNNYNLMRTIKSPAERRAETCEDYSPCRFYAFRHGFQQAYQRYFGSRNPAQTPVQAPVRSPVRSPVQAPIRNPIPSPVQSRGRNPVRNIAQSPVRNPVRSPVRNPVRSPVRNPVRGPVRGPVRNPVVAPPRSQAMNRGRSPVRNLVQNPVWNPFGIRQY, encoded by the exons ATGGAGGGTCTATTGCTGAGTGTGGTGTTGTGCACCCTACTGTCGCTCTCGCTCTGCTATG ATTCTCAGGAAAGCACCGAATCCTTTGAAG ATGTGTTCATGAGTCCTAACCAGGCTAACTCCTTCTTCAATCCGTACCAAGGAAACCCCTACCAAAACCTTCCCCGAAACTACTACAACAACTACAACCTGATGAG GACCATCAAGTCTCCAGCGGAGCGACGAGCAGAGACCTGTGAGGACTACTCCCCCTGTCGCTTCTACGCCTTCCGCCATGGCTTCCAGCAGGCCTACCAGAGGTACTTCGGCTCCAGGAACCCGGCCCAGACTCCCGTCCAGGCTCCCGTCAGGAGCCCAGTCAGAAGTCCGGTCCAGGCTCCAATCCGGAACCCCATCCCGAGTCCAGTCCAGTCCCGTGGCCGGAATCCAGTCCGGAATATAGCGCAGAGTCCGGTCCGGAATCCGGTGCGGAGTCCGGTCCGAAATCCGGTGCGGAGTCCGGTCCGGAATCCGGTCCGGGGTCCGGTCCGTGGTCCAGTCCGGAATCCTGTCGTGGCTCCTCCCCGAAGTCAGGCCATGAATCGAGGCCGGAGTCCGGTCAGGAACCTGGTCCAGAACCCAGTGTGGAACCCGTTTGGGATCCGTCAGTACTAA
- the LOC132452602 gene encoding retinal rod rhodopsin-sensitive cGMP 3',5'-cyclic phosphodiesterase subunit gamma-like produces MNAVPPAGSALAANTTTGPTTPKKGPPKFKQRQARTFKSKAPKPGQKGFGDDIPGMEGLGTDITVVCPWEAFGDMELSDLAKYGII; encoded by the exons ATGAACGCGGTACCCCCTGCAGGAAGTGCCCTGGCGGCCAACACCACAACGGGCCCCACCACCCCCAAGAAGGGACCCCCCAAGTTCAAACAGAGGCAGGCCAGGACCTTCAAGAGTAAGGCCCCCAAGCCTGGACAGAAAGG GTTCGGCGACGACATCCCAGGCATGGAGGGTCTCGGAACAGACATCACGGTGGTCTGCCCCTGGGAGGCCTTCGGCGACATGGAGCTCAGCGACTTGGCCAAATACGGCATCATCTAA
- the LOC132452550 gene encoding WW domain-binding protein 11 codes for MGRRSTSSTKSGKFMNPTDQARKEARKRELKKNKKQRMMVRAAVLKMKDPRQIIKDMEKLDEMEFNPVQQPLLNEKVLRDKRKKLRETFERIVHLYERENPDTYKDLRKLELDYETKRGQLSLYFDSVKNAEAVEVDSIPLPEMPHAPSSILIQDIPLPGAQPPSILKKGTAFGKGSASTGPMSAAVAGVPRLPPGRKPPGPPPGPPPPQVLALYGIPVRRPPGTDTEPSIPGLDADPLMELGREADSGSDSDVDGEEGEEEDSDSEEDSEGEGGEDGGRAPEDERGREDERERQAGRSVRFADMPPAAPRDGKKKKRLVKKTKAITPLQAMMLRMAGQSVPDDEEDEEVEEEYTDESDHSDAEDRPPGEPRLLPHQRPPPPPGGPMAGQQAPPHLQGPPMTGPPPLGPPPAPPMRPPGPPSGPPPGPPPGAPPFLRPPGMPGLRGPMPRLLPPGPPPGRPPGPPPGPPPGLPPGPPPRGPPPRLPPPGPPGLPPPPPRSGGPPRPMAPPLSLFPPPLNAPPGAQRGQKNPDGSHNAMPPPSMPPPSMRPGVMMPPPPPGTAGSAPGRHHAPTIEKQASITSLGGAPTVGGPPGGGASAGGATISAKPQIINPKAEVTRFVPTALRVRRDNRGPAPGPQTERAAGRRGDDGAGHKQQSAHAPSHPAQPVAPPNMKTKDQMYEAFMREMEGLL; via the exons ATGGGGCgacgctccacctcctccaccaagaGTGGGAAGTTCATGAACCCCACGGACCAAGCCA GGAAGGAAGCCAGGAAGCGGGAGTTGAAAAAG AACAAGAAGCAGAGGATGATGGTGCGGGCGGCGGTGCTGAAGATGAAGGACCCGCGGCAGATCATCAAGGACATGGAGAAGCTGGACGAGATGG AGTTCAACCCGGTGCAGCAGCCCCTGCTCAACGAGAAGGTCCTGCGGGACAAGAGGAAGAAGCTACGGGAGACGTTCGAGCGCATCGTCCACCTCTACGAGCGGGAGAACCCCGACACGTACAAGGACCTCCGCAAGCTGGAGCTGGACTACGAGACCAAGCGGGGCCAGCTGTCCCTCTACTTTGACTCCGTCAAG aacgccgaggcggtggaggtggacagCATCCCTCTGCCCGAGATGCCCCACgccccctccagcatcctcaTCCAGGACATCCCGCTGCCCGGGGCCCAGCCCCCGTCCATCCTGAAGAAGGGCACCGCGTTCGG TAAGGGGTCCGCCTCCACGGGGCCCATGTCGGCGGCGGTGGCCGGggtcccccgcctccccccgggGAGGAAACCCCCGGGCCCCCCTCCCGGGCCCCCTCCCCCGCAGGTCCTGGCGCTGTACGGCATCCCCGTCCGGAGGCCCCCCGGCACCGACACGG agcccAGCATCCCGGGCCTGGACGCGGACCCCCTGATGGAGCTGGGGCGCGAGGCGGACAGCGGCAGCGACAGCGACGTGGAcggggaggagggcgaggaggaggacagcgactCGGAGGAGGACAGCGAGGGCGAGGGAGGCGAGGACGGCGGGAGGGCGCCCGAGGacgagagggggcgggaggacgagagggagagacaagcaG GGCGCAGCGTGCGTTTCGCAGACAtgccccccgctgccccccgcgacggtaagaagaagaagaggctggTGAAGAAGACGAAGGCCATCACCCCGCTCCAGGCTATGATGCTCAGGATGGCCG GCCAGTCGGTCCCcgacgacgaggaggacgaagaggtggaggaggagtacaCGGACGAGTCGGACCACTCGGACGCAGAGGACCGCCCCCCCGGGGAGCCCCGCCTCCTGCCCCACCAGagaccccccccgccgccggggGGCCCCATGGCCGGGCAGCAggccccgccccacctccagGGCCCGCCCATGACGGGCCCCCCGCCGCTGGGGCCGCCCCCCGCTCCGCCCATgaggccccccggccccccctcgggcccgccccctggccccccacctg gtgcCCCTCCCTTCCTGAGGCCCCCGGGGATGCCCGGCCTGCGTGGCCCCATGCCCCGTCTGCTGCCTCCGGGGCCTCCGCCCGGCCGGCCCCCGGGCCCTCCGCCGGGGCCCCCGCCGGGcctgccccccggccccccgcccagAGGACCCCCGCCCAGActcccccctcctggccccCCAG gcctccccccacctcccccgagATCCGGGGGCCCGCCGCGGCCGatggccccgcccctctccctcttccccccgcCCCTCAACGCGCCTCCCGGCGCCCAGCGCGGCCAGAAGAACCCCGACGGCTCCCACAAcgccatgccccccccctccatgccgCCGCCCTCCATGAGGCCCGGCGTCATGatgccgccgcccccgcccggcACGGCGGGCTCCGCCCCCGGGCGCCACCACGCCCCCACCATCGAGAAGCAGGCCAGCATCACCTCGCTGGGCGGGGCCCCGACGGTGGGCGGGcccccggggggcggggcctcggcGGGCGGGGCCACCATCTCGGCCAAGCCCCAGATCATCAACCCCAAGGCGGAGGTGACGCGCTTCGTGCCCACGGCGCTGAGGGTCCGGCGGGACAACCGGGggccggccccggggccccagaCGGAGCGGGCGGCGGGCCGGCGGGGGGATGACGGGGCGGGCCACAAGCAGCAGAGCGCGCACGCCCCCAGTCACCCCGCCCAGCCGGTGGCCCCGCCCAACATGAAGACCAAGGACCAGATGTACGAGGCCTTcatgagggagatggagggcctGCTGTGA
- the bglap gene encoding osteocalcin isoform X2, which yields MKTIVLLFLASLAAVCLSSGIDEQVLLGPAHEEGVFVEREEADTLVRPKRAATELTLTQLESLMEVCEVDVACESMMDTAGIIAAYTAHYGPIPF from the exons ATGAAGACCatagtcctcctcttcctcgcctcCCTGgcggccgtctgtctgtcctcag GAATTGACGAGCAAGTGCTGCTGGGACCGGCGCATGAGGAGG gagTGTTTGTTGAGCGAGAGGAGGCGGACACGCTGGTTCGACCCAAGAGGGCTGCTACAGAACTGACCCTGACTCAGCTGGAGAG tctGATGGAGGTGTGTGAGGTGGACGTGGCTTGTGAAAGCATGATGGACACCGCTGGAATCATCGCTGCCTATACCGCTCACTACGGACCAATCCCCTTCTAG
- the bglap gene encoding osteocalcin isoform X1 has translation MKTIVLLFLASLAAVCLSSGIDEQVLLGPAHEEAGVFVEREEADTLVRPKRAATELTLTQLESLMEVCEVDVACESMMDTAGIIAAYTAHYGPIPF, from the exons ATGAAGACCatagtcctcctcttcctcgcctcCCTGgcggccgtctgtctgtcctcag GAATTGACGAGCAAGTGCTGCTGGGACCGGCGCATGAGGAGG caggagTGTTTGTTGAGCGAGAGGAGGCGGACACGCTGGTTCGACCCAAGAGGGCTGCTACAGAACTGACCCTGACTCAGCTGGAGAG tctGATGGAGGTGTGTGAGGTGGACGTGGCTTGTGAAAGCATGATGGACACCGCTGGAATCATCGCTGCCTATACCGCTCACTACGGACCAATCCCCTTCTAG
- the ddx47 gene encoding probable ATP-dependent RNA helicase DDX47 isoform X1, translated as MADDEESVDLKTEQELITYEDLELDVPLLAASGDEADDDDEEEDYDDEEDEDVEQEQEQEPDEDDSEIVNSVEAEAQTPKTFKELGVTEVLCEACDQLGWKCPTKIQIEAIPVALAGKDVIGLAETGSGKTGAFALPILQSLLNSAQRLHTLVLTPTRELAFQIAEQFEALGSSIGVKCAVVVGGIDMMAQSLILAQKPHIIIATPGRLIDHMENTKGFSLRSLKFLVMDEADRILNMDFETEVDKILKVIPRDRRTFLFSATMTKKVAKLQRAALKDPVKCSVSTKYTTVEKLQQYYVFMPSKYKDCYLVSIVNELAGNSFIIFCGTCNSAQRVALLLRNLGITAIPLHGQMSQNKRLGALNKFKAKSRMVLLATDVASRGLDIPHVDCVINYDIPTHSKDYIHRVGRTARAGRAGKSITFITQYDVELFQRIETLIGKKLPAFPTQEEEVMMLVERVSEAQRFARLEMKEHEEKRKRPRGGGGDDDHDDTEQSSGVRKKVRGGAGSYGGGDGGRGGGGGGEGEGRE; from the exons ATGGCGGACGATGAGGAAAGTGTTGATCTGAAAACAGAACAAGAACTAATAACGTATGAAGATTTAGAATTAGATGTCCCGCTCCTCGCTGCCAGTGGTGACGAGgccgacgatgatgatgaggaggaagactatgatgatgaggaggacgaggacgtggagcaggagcaggagcaggagccagATGAAGATGATAGCGAAATTGTAAATAGCGTTGAGGCTGAAGCGCAGACGCCGAAAACGTTTAAGGAGCTG GGCGTCACGGAGGTCCTGTGTGAGGCGTGCGACCAGCTGGGATGGAAGTGCCCGACCAAGATCCAGATAGAAGCCATACCCGTAGCACTTGCCG GGAAGGACGTGATCGGCTTGGCGGAGACGGGATCGGGCAAGACGGGAGCGTTCGCGCTGCCCATCCTCCAGTCTCTGCTGAACTCGGCCCAGCGGCTCCACACTCTGGTCCTCACCCCGACCAGGGAGCTCGCCTTCCAGATCGCCGAGCAGTTCGAGGCCCTGGGCTCCAGCATCGGGGTCAAGTGTG cggtggtggtgggaggcATCGACATGATGGCTCAGTCCCTAATCCTGGCCCAGAAGCCACACATCATCATCG CGACCCCCGGGCGTCTGATAGACCACATGGAGAACACGAAGGGCTTCTCCCTGCGCTCGCTCAAGTTCCTGGTGATGGACGAGGCCGACCGCATCCTCAACATGGACTTTGAGACCGAG GTGGACAAGATTCTGAAGGTCATCCCCAGAGACAGACGCACCTTCCTGTTCTCTGCAACCATGACCAAAAAG GTTGCGAAGCTGCAACGAGCAGCCCTGAAGGACCCGGTGAAGTGTTCGGTGTCGACCAAGTACACCACGGTGGAAAAACTACAGCAGTACTACGTGTTCATGCCCTCCAAGTACAAG gactgcTACCTGGTGTCCATAGTGAACGAGCTGGCCGGGAACTCTTTCATCATATTCTGTGGCACATGCAACAGTGCCCAGCGGGTGGCGCTGTTGCTACGCAACCTGGGCATCACTGCAATCCCCCTGCACGGACAGATGAGCCAG aacAAGCGTCTGGGTGCGTTGAATAAGTTCAAGGCCAAGTCCCGCATGGTGCTGCTCGCCACCGACGTGGCGTCCAGGGGTCTGGACATCCCCCACGTCGACTGCGTCATCAACTACGACATCCCCACCCACTCCAAG GACTACATCCACAGAGTGGGCCGGACGGCGAGAGCAGGAAGAGCGGGAAAATCCATAACCTTCATCACTCA GTATGATGTGGAGCTGTTTCAGCGAATCGAAACCCTGATTGGCAAGAAGCTTCCAGCCTTCCCcacacaggaagaggaagtgatgATGTTGGTGGAGAGAGTCAGCGAAGCCCAGCGATTCGCCCGACTA GAAATGAAGGAGcacgaggagaagaggaagaggccgcgcggcggcggcggcgacgacgACCACGACGACACGGAGCAGTCGAGCGGCGTCCGCAAGAAAGTGAGGGGAGGAGCCGGCTCGTACGGGGGAGGAGAcggcgggcgggggggaggaggagggggggagggggaggggagggagtag
- the ddx47 gene encoding probable ATP-dependent RNA helicase DDX47 isoform X2 — translation MADDEESVDLKTEQELITYEDLELDVPLLAASGDEADDDDEEEDYDDEEDEDVEQEQEQEPDEDDSEIVNSVEAEAQTPKTFKELGVTEVLCEACDQLGWKCPTKIQIEAIPVALAGKDVIGLAETGSGKTGAFALPILQSLLNSAQRLHTLVLTPTRELAFQIAEQFEALGSSIGVKCAVVVGGIDMMAQSLILAQKPHIIIATPGRLIDHMENTKGFSLRSLKFLVMDEADRILNMDFETEVDKILKVIPRDRRTFLFSATMTKKVAKLQRAALKDPVKCSVSTKYTTVEKLQQYYVFMPSKYKDCYLVSIVNELAGNSFIIFCGTCNSAQRVALLLRNLGITAIPLHGQMSQNKRLGALNKFKAKSRMVLLATDVASRGLDIPHVDCVINYDIPTHSKDYIHRVGRTARAGRAGKSITFITQYDVELFQRIETLIGKKLPAFPTQEEEVMMLVERVSEAQRFARLEMKEHEEKRKRPRGGGGDDDHDDTEQSSGVRKKVRGGAGSYGGGDGGRGRGGGGGRGGGGDGGKRGGAAWRGGR, via the exons ATGGCGGACGATGAGGAAAGTGTTGATCTGAAAACAGAACAAGAACTAATAACGTATGAAGATTTAGAATTAGATGTCCCGCTCCTCGCTGCCAGTGGTGACGAGgccgacgatgatgatgaggaggaagactatgatgatgaggaggacgaggacgtggagcaggagcaggagcaggagccagATGAAGATGATAGCGAAATTGTAAATAGCGTTGAGGCTGAAGCGCAGACGCCGAAAACGTTTAAGGAGCTG GGCGTCACGGAGGTCCTGTGTGAGGCGTGCGACCAGCTGGGATGGAAGTGCCCGACCAAGATCCAGATAGAAGCCATACCCGTAGCACTTGCCG GGAAGGACGTGATCGGCTTGGCGGAGACGGGATCGGGCAAGACGGGAGCGTTCGCGCTGCCCATCCTCCAGTCTCTGCTGAACTCGGCCCAGCGGCTCCACACTCTGGTCCTCACCCCGACCAGGGAGCTCGCCTTCCAGATCGCCGAGCAGTTCGAGGCCCTGGGCTCCAGCATCGGGGTCAAGTGTG cggtggtggtgggaggcATCGACATGATGGCTCAGTCCCTAATCCTGGCCCAGAAGCCACACATCATCATCG CGACCCCCGGGCGTCTGATAGACCACATGGAGAACACGAAGGGCTTCTCCCTGCGCTCGCTCAAGTTCCTGGTGATGGACGAGGCCGACCGCATCCTCAACATGGACTTTGAGACCGAG GTGGACAAGATTCTGAAGGTCATCCCCAGAGACAGACGCACCTTCCTGTTCTCTGCAACCATGACCAAAAAG GTTGCGAAGCTGCAACGAGCAGCCCTGAAGGACCCGGTGAAGTGTTCGGTGTCGACCAAGTACACCACGGTGGAAAAACTACAGCAGTACTACGTGTTCATGCCCTCCAAGTACAAG gactgcTACCTGGTGTCCATAGTGAACGAGCTGGCCGGGAACTCTTTCATCATATTCTGTGGCACATGCAACAGTGCCCAGCGGGTGGCGCTGTTGCTACGCAACCTGGGCATCACTGCAATCCCCCTGCACGGACAGATGAGCCAG aacAAGCGTCTGGGTGCGTTGAATAAGTTCAAGGCCAAGTCCCGCATGGTGCTGCTCGCCACCGACGTGGCGTCCAGGGGTCTGGACATCCCCCACGTCGACTGCGTCATCAACTACGACATCCCCACCCACTCCAAG GACTACATCCACAGAGTGGGCCGGACGGCGAGAGCAGGAAGAGCGGGAAAATCCATAACCTTCATCACTCA GTATGATGTGGAGCTGTTTCAGCGAATCGAAACCCTGATTGGCAAGAAGCTTCCAGCCTTCCCcacacaggaagaggaagtgatgATGTTGGTGGAGAGAGTCAGCGAAGCCCAGCGATTCGCCCGACTA GAAATGAAGGAGcacgaggagaagaggaagaggccgcgcggcggcggcggcgacgacgACCACGACGACACGGAGCAGTCGAGCGGCGTCCGCAAGAAAGTGAGGGGAGGAGCCGGCTCGTACGGGGGAGGAGAcggcgg tagaggtagaggaggcggaggaggaagaggaggaggaggtgacggagggaagaggggaggagccgcgtggaggggagggcggtga